The following is a genomic window from Vicinamibacterales bacterium.
TCGATGGTCGGATACTCGACCAGGTCGCGAATTCCGAGGGAATCCGCGCCGACAGCCGACCCAAACGCAGCCAGTCGATCGAGGTGCGTCACGGCATCGGCCGAGAGAACCGCCAGGATCGACAGCCGACGCGCCTGCCCGTCGCTCCGCAGGATCTGCGCGGTCCTGACGGCCATCAGGTTGTAGACGATCGTCCGGGCATCCGCGCTCCGACGGAGCGACCGCAGCACATCGATGTCGAGACAGTCGATCGACACGTTCAGCCACGACACCTTCGACAGCGTCTCAACCTCGTCCGGCGTCAGGAGTCTGGCGAGGTTCACAGTCGTGGCCAGCCGCACCCCGAGGTCGAGCAGCCGCTTGCAGCGAGCGCACCAGTCCGGCGCCGCCGTGAGATCCCCAGCGCCCGTCAGATCCACCACGGCTTCGGGATATCGCCGCAGATGGTCGACGACGGCATCGAACAACTCCGACGTCATCACGCGCGTGGCGGTGAACTCCGGCATGCTCTGGTGGCAGTACCTGCAGCGAAGGTTGCAGGAATCCGTCAGCTCGAGGATCAGCCGGGTCGTGAGCTCCGGCCTCCCGGCGAGGAGCGCCTCATGGGAATCGACGTCGTGAACGGTGTTGTGCTCGGTCATGGATCTGGACCACGAATCGAGAGGCCTTCGTTGTCGTGGATGCGTGCTATGTTACCCGCGGACGCCGGCCCGGGCCATGCGTCGTTTCGGCGGCCGCGTTCGAATCAGCGATCGGGCCGACGCGCTCCGCCGATGTCAGCAGATGCCAATCGGCCGGTCCATTACCGAGAGGGCGAAATGGATCTCCGTCCGTTCATCACTACGACCGAACAGCTCGAGCGGGGGCTTGAGTTCATCAGACACGGCGAACTGTTCTACCAGCCGTTTATCCTCGCGGACGAGATCGAGGTCGGCGAGGGCCACAACTTTTGCAAGGGATATGCCGGAGCGACCAGACCCGGGGATTTCAGCATCCACGCGAAGGGAATCGACATCGGGCCCTATCAGCCTCCCGCCGATGTCGGCTTCTTCCGGGAGTGCAACGCCGAGTACCGCCGACTCTACGACCACATCGCCGACGCGATCTGCCGGCATGCGGGAGATCGACTCGGCCAGTTCTCCATCGCCGAGGTCGGCTGCAACACCGGTCTGAACCTCTTCAACCTCGCGGTTCGAGGAGCCGGCTCGTGCTGCGGGTACGACTGGAACGACATGACGAGGATCTTCGGCTGGCTCAATAGCCTCCTCGGGACCAACGTACGCTTCCAGACCGCTATCTACGACAGCCTGTCGCATCACCTTGCAAAGGGTGTCGTCCTCCCGGAGGTCGACATCATCATCAACGCGATGTT
Proteins encoded in this region:
- a CDS encoding radical SAM protein, producing the protein MTEHNTVHDVDSHEALLAGRPELTTRLILELTDSCNLRCRYCHQSMPEFTATRVMTSELFDAVVDHLRRYPEAVVDLTGAGDLTAAPDWCARCKRLLDLGVRLATTVNLARLLTPDEVETLSKVSWLNVSIDCLDIDVLRSLRRSADARTIVYNLMAVRTAQILRSDGQARRLSILAVLSADAVTHLDRLAAFGSAVGADSLGIRDLVEYPTIDENAASIWSLDGGAARKAVSTVRAAIDLASRHGLTLDVPPNFSARLDALERRADTGARTVERVTTPDGTGGTGGRVTYVESVPAGFTRDCTDPWTFVQILGDGAVRPCCFSEWSIGRLDRTTTLERVLDGDVARRIRGQLLRGELDQYCAICPLRGQIEIGALKAKIQRRIDMASASRTA